A window of the Cicer arietinum cultivar CDC Frontier isolate Library 1 chromosome 6, Cicar.CDCFrontier_v2.0, whole genome shotgun sequence genome harbors these coding sequences:
- the LOC101503219 gene encoding homeobox-DDT domain protein RLT3 isoform X2, whose amino-acid sequence MRGKGAIVPPSHSRGGGKLQQIEKTVVLSNSRYDDIVVNGNGKKRRKRNNCLQELLTTGYIVNNVLLNDGPPLGREFDSLPSGPKNYTSAGHQDQEPVKRRKASKSAIQSHPSCNMKAPVKKHGMGKGLMTVWRATNPDARDLPNGFGIADREVHPISNSKTSIPVSRSQKAVTMNGMPRNKMQNRKTKLQEKRKHLAQKRMGETNLCVSQNQPPIEKCELASVSSISEEGVDQISMLVDDEELELRELQERTNLLIYSDQLAVSGMLGGTLCPDVLVKFPPGTVKMKKPIHLQPWDSSPELVKKLFKVFHFIYTYAVVVDVCPFTLDEFVQAFHDKDSMLLGKIHVALLTLLLSDIDVELSNGFCPHLNKSSNFLALLHSVESQEYFLDVWRRSLNPFTWIEILRQVLVAAGYGSKPGALQREVLGKELNILVNYGLCPGTLKGELFKILSERGNNGCKVSELAKSMQIAELNLAKTTEELESLIYSTLSSDITLFEKISSRAYRLRMSTVIKDSDDFQSDTEDSGSVDDELNASDTCSSGDDFESDSIISNIRKLKRANSRKIKNNFLKVHTEIDESHAGEVWLLGLMDSEYSDLKIEEKLSALAALTGLLSSGSSIRMKDPVKVTADCNSSIQLRGSGAKIKRSVVQKPGSFVNPIEQMQSVKVVPLNSHPCPVDSSLLVSKFNIQKASNEKGKGSGCSHPIQSVFLGSDRRYNRYWLFLGPCNADDPGHRRVYFESSEDGHWEVIDTEEALCALLSVLDDRGKREALLIESLERRQTSLCRSMSRIKVNNIRMKCMSHFDQSELDRVTEDSCSPVSDIDNLNLIETARDSSSSAGAVVIEAGKKAEEQLQKWIRVQEYDSWIWNSFYLDLNVVKYGKRSYLDSLARCRSCHDLYWRDEKHCKICHMTFELDFDLEERYAIHLAMCREKEDNGTFPNHKVLSSQIQSLKAAIYAIESVMPEDSLVGAWRKSAHTLWIKRLRRTSTLVELLQVLADFVGAINEDWLCRCKFPDGVVEETVASFASMPHTSSALALWLVKLDAIIAPYLERVQTQKK is encoded by the exons ATGAGAGGCAAAGGAGCGATTGTTCCACCTTCTCATTCTCGCGGTGGTGGAAAATTGCAGCAAATTGAGAAAACTGTTGTTTTGTCAAATTCGAGATACGATGATATAGTAGTTAACGGAAACGGTAAGAAAAGGCGAAAACGGAATAACTGTCTTCAGGAGTTGTTAACAACAGGTTATATTGTAAACAACGTGTTGTTGAATGATGGTCCTCCTCTTGGACGGGAATTTGATTCTCTTCCTTCAG GACCCAAAAATTACACTTCTGCTGGTCATCAGGACCAAGAGCCTGTCAAAAGGAGGAAG GCTTCCAAGAGTGCAATTCAAAGTCACCCTAGTTGTAATATGAAAGCACCTGTTAAGAAACATGGTATGGGCAAAGGTCTGATGACAGTTTGGAGGGCAACGAATCCTGATGCTAGAGACCTTCCAAACGGTTTTGGTATTGCTGACCGGGAAGTTCATCCAATCTCTAATTCTAAAACATCTATACCGGTCAGCAGGTCACAGAAAGCTGTAACCATGAAT GGAATGCCAAGAAATAAAATGCAGAATAGGAAAACTAAATTACAGGAGAAGAGGAAACATTTAGCGCAAAAAAGAATG GGTGAAACAAATCTATGTGTTTCTCAGAACCAACCACCCATAGAAAAATGTGAACTTGCTTCGGTTAGCTCAATATCTGAGGAGGGAGTTGATCAAATTTCAATGTTAGTTGACGATGAAGAATTAGAGCTGAGAGAGTTACAAGAAAGAACCAATCTGCTTATTTATTCAGATCAACTTGCTGTCAGTGGAATGCTTGGTGGCACACTTTGTCCAG ATGTGTTAGTCAAGTTCCCTCCAGGTACTGTCAAGATGAAGAAACCTATACATTTGCAACCTTGGGACTCTTCCCCAGAACTGGTGAAGAAATTATTTAAG GTTTTCCATTTCATTTATACATATGCTGTAGTTGTTGACGTTTGTCCCTTCACTCTTGATGAATTTGTTCAGGCATTTCATGATAAG GATTCGATGTTACTTGGAAAGATTCACGTGGCCCTTCTCACGCTGCTTCTATCTGACATTGACGTGGAGCTTTCTAATGGGTTTTGTCCTCATTTAAACAAGTCAAGTAACTTTCTTGCATTGCTTCACTCG GTTGAAAGTCAAGAATATTTCCTGGACGTTTGGAGAAGATCTCTAAACCCTTTTACTTGGATTGAAATACTCCGTCAAGTTCTAGTAGCTGCTGGATATGGTTCGAAGCCTGGTGCCTTACAAAGAGAGGTTCTTGGCAAG gagTTGAATATTCTTGTGAACTATGGCCTGTGCCCTGGCACCTTGAAGGGTGAGTTGTTTAAAATCTTGTCTGAACGAGGTAACAATGGATGCAAAGTTTCTGAGCTGGCAAAGTCAATGCAG ATTGCGGAATTAAACCTTGCCAAGACAACGGAGGAACTGGAGTCTTTAATATATTCCACACTTTCAAGtgatattactttatttgaaaagatTTCGTCGCGTGCATATCGATTGCGTATGAGCACTGTTATAAAGGACAGTGATGATTTTCAGTCAGATACAGAGGACTCTGGGAGTGTTGATGATGAGCTTAATGCCTCTGATACATGTAGCAGTGGTGATGATTTTGAAAGTGATTCCATAATCTCAAATATAAGAAAGTTGAAGCGTGCTAACAGTcggaaaattaaaaataatttcctGAAAGTTCACACTGAAATTGATGAGAGCCATGCAGGAGAAGTGTGGTTGTTAGGACTGATGGATAGTGAATATTCAGATttgaaaattgaagaaaaattgaGTGCATTGGCAGCTCTAACCGGTCTTCTTTCATCTGGATCCAGCATCAGGATGAAG gATCCAGTAAAAGTTACAGCTGATTGTAATTCTAGCATCCAGTTACGTGGTTCTGGAGCAAAAATTAAGCGATCAGTAGTGCAGAAGCCTGGTTCATTTGTGAACCCAATTGAGCAAATGCAATCTGTTAAGGTGGTGCCCTTGAATTCTCATCCCTGTCCAGTAGATTCTTCATTGCTAGTCTCAAAATTCAATATTCAGAAGGCATCCAATGAGAAAGGAAAAGGATCAGGTTGTTCACACCCCATACAATCAGTGTTTTTGGGATCTGATCGCCGATATAATAGATACTGGCTTTTCTTGGGCCCTTGTAATGCGGATGATCCTGGCCACAGGAGGGTGTACTTTGAATCCTCTGAAGATGGTCACTGGGAGGTGATTGATACAGAAGAG GCATTGTGTGCCTTGTTGTCAGTTCTGGATGATAGAGGGAAACGTGAGGCTCTTCTTATTGAATCTTTAGAGAGACGACAAACATCTTTATGCAGATCTATGTCCAGGATTAAGGTTAACAATATTCGAATGAAGTGTATGTCACATTTTGATCAGTCTGAGCTGGATAGGGTTACAGAAGACAGCTGTTCTCCAGTATCCGATATAGATAACCTGAACCTGATTGAGACTGCTAGAGACTCTTCGTCTTCAGCTGGGGCTGTGGTAATTGAAGCTGGAAAGAAAGCAGAGGAACAACTGCAAAAATGGATCCGTGTTCAAGAATATGATTCTTGGATTTGGAATTCCTTTTATTTAGATCTCAATGTTGTAAAATATGGAAAAAGGTCTTATCTTGACTCTCTCGCTAGATGTAGGAGTTGCCATGATCTATACTGGAGAGATGAGAAACACTGTAAAATTTGCCATATGACATTTGAGCTTGATTTTGACCTTGAAGAAAGATATGCAATCCACCTAGCCATGTGCAGGGAGAAAGAAGACAATGGCACATTTCCAAATCATAAGGTCTTGTCATCACAGATTCAATCACTGAAAGCTGCAATTTATGCAATTGAG TCTGTTATGCCTGAAGACTCCCTTGTTGGTGCTTGGAGGAAGTCTGCTCACACTCTATGGATCAAAAGGCTCAGGCGCACCTCAACTTTAGTGGAGCTTTTGCAG gTTCTTGCTGATTTTGTTGGTGCCATCAATGAGGACTGGTTGTGTCGGTGCAAATTTCCAGACGGTGTGGTTGAAGAGACCGTTGCATCTTTTGCATCAATGCCTCATACTTCATCTGCTCTTGCTCTATGGTTGGTGAAGTTAGATGCCATAATTGCTCCTTACCTGGAAAGAGTCCAAACACAAAAGAAATAG